A window of Cottoperca gobio chromosome 16, fCotGob3.1, whole genome shotgun sequence contains these coding sequences:
- the cxcr3.2 gene encoding C-X-C chemokine receptor type 3-2, with protein sequence MEEVSPTTEDYWVFDYDGVTWSPNASRSHAAPCLQEDSYTFAQRYSPVVYVMVFLLALVGNVLVLCVIRRYRNSHSGGACAFSLTDTFLLHLAISDLLLAFTLPLFAVQWASQWVFGLAVCKISGALFSLNRYSGILFLACISFDRYLAIVHAVSSGWKRNTCHAQIACTLIWVVCLGLSGIDITFKQVVEVNTVGHEKVLMCQLWFPENTQWQVGLQLVSLILGFGLPLLIMLYCYIRIFRSLCNATRLQKRKSLSLIVSLVSVFVICWAPYNCFQLADSLHRLGIVMGGCQFGYVVDIGTLITESVGLSHCALNPLLYGFVGVKIRRELIRMCKGLLGQRGLLGMEGWRERRLRKTTRSFSSAESEVTSFSVMV encoded by the exons ATGGAGGAAGTCTCACCAACCACAGAAGATTACTGG GTCTTTGACTATGACGGTGTCACCTGGTCCCCGAACGCGAGCAGGAGTCATGCAGCCCCGTGCTTACAGGAGGACAGCTACACTTTTGCACAGAGATACTCGCCAGTTGTTTACGTTATGGTGTTCCTCCTGGCTTTAGTGGGCAACGTGCTAGTGCTGTGTGTGATCCGACGCTACAGGAACTCTCACAGTGGAGGAGCCTGTGCCTTCTCTCTGACGGACACCTTCCTCCTTCACCTGGCCATCTCTGACCTCCTGCTGGCCTTCACCCTGCCCCTGTTTGCGGTGCAGTGGGCTAGCCAGTGGGTGTTTGGCTTGGCTGTTTGCAAGATCTCCGGTGCCCTCTTCTCCCTGAACCGCTACAGTGGCATCCTTTTCCTGGCCTGCATCAGCTTTGACCGTTACCTGGCCATCGTTCACGCTGTCAGCTCTGGCTGGAAGCGCAACACCTGCCATGCCCAGATTGCCTGCACCCTCATCTGGGTGGTCTGCCTGGGCCTGAGTGGAATAGACATCACCTTTAAACAGGTGGTGGAGGTGAACACTGTGGGACACGAGAAGGTGCTCATGTGCCAGTTGTGGTTCCCTGAGAACACCCAGTGGCAGGTGGGGCTGCAGCTGGTCAGCCTGATTCTGGGGTTTGGGCTCCCCTTGTTGATCATGCTCTACTGCTACATCCGCATCTTCAGGTCTCTCTGCAACGCCACTCGCCTCCAAAAGCGCAAGTCTCTCAGCCTCATCGTCTCCTTAGTGTCGGTGTTTGTTATCTGCTGGGCGCCGTACAACTGCTTCCAGCTGGCAGATAGTCTGCACAGGCTGGGCATTGTGATGGGAGGTTGCCAGTTTGGCTATGTAGTGGACATTGGGACTCTGATCACTGAAAGCGTGGGGCTGTCGCACTGCGCCCTAAACCCTCTGCTGTACGGCTTTGTGGGGGTGAAGATCAGGAGGGAGCTGATCAGAATGTGTAAGGGGCTGCTGGGGCAGAGAGGCCTCCtggggatggagggatggagggagagaaggctCAGAAAAACCACCAGATCTTTCAGCTCTGCAGAAAGCGAAGTCACCTCTTTCTCGGTTATGGTGTGA